A genomic segment from Osmerus mordax isolate fOsmMor3 chromosome 5, fOsmMor3.pri, whole genome shotgun sequence encodes:
- the LOC136943098 gene encoding uncharacterized protein — translation MPPCSIAAPNPPHMPPLVPGSYGYPSAPPPVLPRPDPQNQAAVWPSPTLPPPGQAPSCEGQGHPEPSDPPPLSSTKEGPERMLAQPQPQPQPQPQPQPQPQPLSQPQSQPQSAEDSDSSDRHRSRESSHHEKRSRHYDRERDHDRERDHDRERDHDRERDHDRERDHDRGKKHDRSYEDKHRERSRHRGHSAEDRYGDRRKDRHHGDDYDSRHRDRHRHRRDSDYDKGRRSARDSHS, via the coding sequence ATGCCCCCCTGCAGCATCGCTGCACCTAACCCACCCCACATGCCCCCTCTGGTACCGGGTAGCTACGGTTACCCCAGCGCCCCCCCTCCCGTGCTCCCCCGGCCAGACCCCCAGAACCAGGCGGCTGTCTGGCCTTCGccgaccctcccccctccagggcaGGCCCCTTCCTGTGAGGGGCAGGGACACCCTGAACCCTCCGACCCTCCGCCTCTGTCCTCCACTAAAGAAGGACCTGAGAGGATGCtggcccagcctcagccccagcctcagccccagccacagcctcagccccagccacagcctctgtcccagcctcagtcccagccccagtcgGCTGAGGACAGTGACAGCTCTGACAGACACAGGTCCCGCGAGTCGTCCcatcatgagaagagaagccGACACtacgacagggagagagaccacgacagggagagagaccacgacagggagagagaccacgacagggagagagaccacgacagggagagagaccacgaCAGAGGGAAGAAGCACGACAGGAGCTATGAGGACAAGCACAGGGAAAGGAGCAGGCACCGCGGACACTCTGCAGAAGATCGCTACGGAGACAGGAGGAAAGACCGTCACCACGGCGACGACTACGACAGCCGCCACAGGGACAGGCACCGGCACAGGAGAGACTCTGACTACGACAAAGGGAGGCGGAGCGCCCGAGACAGCCACTCGTGA